Part of the Amblyraja radiata isolate CabotCenter1 chromosome 34, sAmbRad1.1.pri, whole genome shotgun sequence genome, AGTGTGAGCAAAGCCAAGATGATCAAATATCTGCTAGAAAATCAGGCAGACCCAAACATTCAAGATAAGTCTGGTAAAACAGCATTAATGTATGCCTGTATTGAGAGGGCTGGAGAAGAAGCTGTATCCTTGCTGCTGACCAATGGAGCTGATCCAAGCCTGGAGGATCATTCTGGTGCATCAGCGTTGGTTTATGCCATCAACACAGATGACAAAGAGGTCCTTAAATGTCTGCTGAATGCCTGCAAAGCTAAAGGGAAAGAAGTCATAATAATAACTACTGATAAATCTCCTTCTGGTACAAAAACAACCAAGCAGTATCTAAATGTTCCACCATCACCAGAGTTGGAAGAGAGACATATGCCTCTGTGTATGTCCCCATCTGATATTGAGCTCAAGACATCTTTGACTCCATCACCTACCAGTGAGCAGGAAGATGAAAAATCATTTAACTTCCAGGTAATCTCACATCAAACTGGAAGTTACACTAGCAAACCACACAATGATCTTGGCTCTCCAACTAGAAAAGCCAATCCAAAACGAATTGGGACACGACTACCACAGTTAAAGAGGCTTCAGTCAGAGCCCTGGGGTTTGATTGCTCCATCTGTTCTTGCAGCATCTGCTTACCAGGAGGAGAGCAAAAGGGTTAGTCCAGATGATGAGATCATGCAAGGAATCAATGGGTTGACTCTGCCCAAACGGACAACTTTGTCCAGGACCAACAGCATAGAAAGTAAAGATCCATCTACGTTCCCATTTGTAGGTGACTCAACTTCTAGAACTTCATCCACATCAGCACCAGTTTCCCGAAAACAGTCCTATGAGAAGAACCAAGCTCAACATCAGCCTTTAGCTAGAAGAAGCACGTTGCCTTCTGAGCAAGATAGCGTCAGCAGCTTTGCTTCAACTGGCCAAGTGAGCTTGCGAGACACTGTTCACCGCAGAAGATTGGGCAATGACCATTATGATTCAGACTCCCAACTTTATTCAGATTCAGTCACCACTCCTTTTGATCCATTAAAAGTTACTTTTGAAAGAAAGAAACATAACACCTCTCCCTTGACCTTGTTGAATAGCTCTCGTGAATCATTAGATAGCATCTCCAGCACATCACCTAATTCTGTTCGTCGCAGACCCCCCGGTCTCCTTGAAAGGAGAGGCTCTGGAACATTACTTCTAGATCACATCTCTCACACAAGGCCAGGACATCTGCCTCCACTGAATGTCAATCCCAATCCACCCATCCCTGACATTGGCTGCAACAGCAAACCTTCATCCCCTCTGACCATGTGCTTGAAGTCTGTCGTTCCCATGGCACCATCTTCACCAAAGCGAAATGACATGAAAGCCAAGAGGAAGCTGGTGAGAAGACATTCTATGCAGGTGGAACAAATGAAGCAGTTGTCGGATTTTGAGGAGCTGAACACTTAGCAACACATTGATCTTATCTTCATTTTATGGATCTTTTGGATAAGTAAGACTAATTCCAGTTTAACAAGTACAATGTTTTTCTTTAAAGTGATTCAATACATCGAATTGGGCTGGCTGGGTCACCTTGATTATATGTGATGGATACAAACCAATCAAATCTTGTTCCAAATAAGGATGAAATTCAAATGTATCGGGGTCATGAAATTAACAATAAGGGCTTCTCATATATACCATATGTGACATTCTATTATATTGATTACAGAAGACACTGGTCATTTCCCATTAAGCACCTCATTGCCTTTTGGTGCTGCAGTTGACACAATAATCTCATTAGTTATCATCTGAAAACGAGTGTCAGTCTCCTGTTACAAACCACATGGGATATTTATTaatagtccgctagcacttccattCTTTTGCCTGACCTTTGCTTCAATTGACTATGGGGTCACCAGACATTCCTTCCATCGATTGCAAGGGCACTGGTCTCTCACtcaatgtaaaaataaactgTAGGAGCTTCTACTTATATCCACAAAGCATGAGTATAACAAGGGAAACCTTGTTGGCAGGGAAGGGGGAGTTTATAAAGGACAATAAAAAAATGGTAGAGAAAGTTAACAaatactttgtgtcttccttgaaGATAGTTACAAACAAATCTCCTAAAGAACCAAGGGTCCCATGCACATAAGCAAATAAAAAATAGATATGAATGAAGAAATTATTCCAGAGAAGTTAGTgaactttaaaattaaaattaaagtaaGGACCTGCTCATCCACCACAAAGGTTTGAAAATGATGACTGAAGAGACAATATAAACTTTGCTTATCATCTTTCAAGATCTGACACTCTGTAATGATTCCTGCAGATTATAGTAGTAAATGTGATCCCCTTTCTTTAAGAAATGAGTGAGAGAAAATAAGGGATTAATGATCTGTCAACCTGATGTCAGCAGTAGAAAATCTATAATTAAGGatatgaggaggggggagaagaaagctagaagaggtgAGAGGCAAAACAAAGTGCGGCAGGCTATagatggacacaggtgaggggggattttgataggcagatgattggaacaaGGGCCAGAGAGAAATGCATGGGGTGTGCAACAGGGTTGGAGTTGTGAATAGcagaactagatgcaggaaactagcagaaggggaggggagggggggttatgtTAGaatctaggtggggcacagggaaggagCAAGTGAGAGGGGAGAAAACAAGGGGggactgtgtgggggggggggggggggggagccttttagtgagaggttacctaaaactggagaatccaatgttcataccgttgggttgtaagctacttaagtgtaatatgaggtgctgttcatccagtttacatgtggtccccctctggcaatggaggaggccctgagtaagatggtcagtatgggaatgtggagaggagttgaaatggttagcaaccaggaaatcCAGTAGGCCAGGTCACTCTCCATTTGGTATTTTGAGACAGATTGGGTACTGCAGCGATTGGTGCTCAGATCCCAACAATAGTATTCACAATTTATATCACCTATTTAGCTATAGGGTCCAAATGTAATATTTCTATTTTTGCTTATGACAAAGGAGGGAATAGGAATATTGATAAAGAAAATGACATGAGGCAGAAACTGTTCATTTAACAGATCCCAAGCATGAGGGGCTAAATGGCATACTTCTCCTACCTATGGTCTATCAACTGCTGGGGCTCTGGGCTCACTCCATGTTCTGTCCATTGACTGTAGATGCTGCTGGTTTCGACTTGACTTTCCCCTCCATCAGATGTAGAGGTGTTGTACCTTACATCTCCCACCATCAATTAGAGGAGGCACTGGTCACATACTCAAACTTTTTTCCACTTACTAAAGAGTGCGCTGGTGttgcaataaacaataggtgcaggagtaggccatttggtccttcgagccagcaccgccattcaatatgagcatggctaatcatccataatcagtatgccgttcctgccttctcgccatatcccctgactccgctatctttaagagctctatctaactctctcttgaaagcactagACATTTCCTACTATCAACTGCATGGTCCCACATGTGGTGTTCTCTACTATCAACTACAGGTGGTACTGAACTCTCACCCAACCTCTTTCTATTGACTGCAGGAGTCACCCAGCCAACAGTCCCTATAATTTTCATTCCCTATAATGAACTGCATTGTAATGATTTCACTCAACATTCCATTCTTCCAACTGCAGCAAGTGCACCAGATATTCACTACCATCAACTGCAAAAAAGCAATGGGGGTCACACTCAGAATTCCTTCCCATAAACTATACGGGATGCCCGATTACGGAATGCCCGATTTACAGAAATCCAACTTTTCGCAAATTCTCCCATAAACATTTCAAGAATATTTAGAATAGGAAAGTTGGTTAGAAAAATGGAAATAACTACAGGAGTTATAGAATAATGATAATTCAAAATACAATCAGTCTTCAAAAAATGTTTACATGTAACCTTCCTGCAGTAATCAGGGACCATTGTCTGTTAAGAATGCAGGTGCCAGTTCATGGCGGGAGGCAATTTAAGAGATGTGGTTTGGAAACTGACAATGCGATCTCTTTTATTCATCTTGTAAAATACTTTATCAAACAATGTGACATCCATTTACAGTTTAAGGCCACTGAAACTAGCCACTAGTCACGTGACATTCTGATTCTGTACCATTGTAACTATGCAGGGTatggcaataaataaatgttcATGATAATCAACATTATTGAAATTGTTCATTTCGGACATGGAAAAAGCGGTTTATGAACAATTCTCAGGAACAAAACCTTTACAATAACCTGGGGACTGTTCTCCTTTGGAGCATTGGTCTCCAAGCCAAGGCCACCCTAGATATCCCTAGGTTAAAGATTATCTCACATACAAATCCTAGGGTATCCCGAGGTTAAAGATGATCTCACATACAAATCCCACTCTCTACAAATGCTCCCAAACATTTTTAAAGCAGTTTTCAAGATTGTTTTGCTGCATTCATTCATATATATATTTCCTTAATTTAATTATAGGTAGTGTTAGGATGAATAGTCAATGAAATTAAAGAATAATAGCACGTGTCTGTAGATACATTTTGGGCTATTATGAAAAAACAGATATTTGGGGTAATTGACATTCAGACAGTTCCCAGGAACTGTCATAACCCAGGGACTGTCTACATTGAAAACTACATAGAACCAGCGTTCTGGAGACACCATAAAGATTTCCTAACACTATGCACTGATTTCAAACCTTAGAGATTCCCAATTTTCCTACTGACTCGGAAATAATTACTTGCCAAATGACAGCAGATGGGAAAATAATTTTTAACAAGTAGACCTCAACTTATTGTAAAATTAATGTCATCACCATCAGAGTGGCATATTTTCCCATTGAAATCTGTCCAAACGCCTGCTCCATATTGACATAGCTGCATTGTTTTGGTTACAAAATGATGTCAAACCCTCCCAGCCCTTCCAGTCCTGTGCTTATGAAAATTTCATTATGATGGAAGTAGAATTGGCTTTCTTTTTTTAAGGCAATTTATTTGTGGTTTAAACCTTATTGTGAATCAGTATTTCCTTAATTATGGTACATCTTGAAATATCATGTTTATATTAGTAATCTAACATCCTATGTTGTAGAGTTCAAATACCATGTTTTTTTTCGTCCACGCCTGATTTAGATATTATTCTGCATCTAGGGGTCCAAATAAAACCTGCTTTCACTTCCAAAGCTGTATTATATTAAAAGAAGAGGAAATGACAGAAAATATGTTCTGAGCTTTGGTGTATCTTGCATGACTGGTAGAACGCAGTCACTGTGGTGTATTTAGCAGATGCAAagaatgtatatgtatatataatttCCGGTATCAGAAAGGCATGGTTAATCACAAGCTTCACAAGCTACTATTTCGGCAAGAATTATTATCTGCTATCTGATTACAAACTGTGTTTGCTAGCTTCTTATCTGCTTCGGCTGATATTTCTTTTGATAATGCCTCACCTTGATAGTTGTTACTACCTGTGATCctgggcctgtcccagttaggcgattttttaggcgactgccagcaactaggacaatggaattcacagaagtcagcatcggcgacaacctacatcacctggcaacaacctacgttaacctggcgacaacctacgacagcacctacaacaaTCTTTGAGAGCCCAGATTGTCACCACTGTCGGCAaaatttttttaacatgttgaaaaatcgcctaagtgggacagacccattaggaCAGATGAAATATTGTAATGCACATATGTAGGTTGGAGAATGCAGGCACATGTTAACATGTTTTTTTCTGCCAATGATTTCCCTGAATGCTTATGGCAAATACATTCATTAATTTCTTGTAAAAATGAACAGGTTTCTACGAATATACAAAATAAGAGGAGGATTAGGCTACCTGACTCTCGTCTGCTCAATCAATTACCAAGATCATGAACGATTTGATTGTATTCTCAACTCTGCTTTCCCGTTTCCCTGAGATAACATTTCACATCCCATCCCAGACCTAATAAAGAAATGATCTacctctggcttaaaaatattaGGAATCTGCTTCCATAAAGGGAAGCAGTCTCTTCAGATCCATGCTTGTTGAAAGTCCTCAgaatattttatgtttcaatcAAGTCCCCTGTCACTTTTTTAAACTCCTGAGAATATGATCTGGACTGTTCAACATTTCCTTGTCAGAAATGTTGAACCCACATTCCAGTTATCAGTCTAGTAAACCTCTGAACTGCATCCAAATGCATTAACATCCTTCCTTACCAAAGGAGAACAATATTGTGTGAAGCACTCCAAATAGGGTTACAACAATACATACACATTGAAGTATACCCTCCCTATTTTATATTTAATTCCCCTTGGCATGTCTGCATTCTCGATTTTTGAGAGCTCAGGGTATTCCAAAGACCTTTGTAGCCAATGAAGTTCTTCTGAAATATAGTCACTGCTATAAGTGAAGGAAACAGGTCAGCCACTTTGCACAGAGCACACACCCTTGAAGAACAATATTGTATTTCAGTAACTTTGTTTGAGAGATAATATTGGCTCAGGAAGAGAGGAGTACACCCTTACCTTCTTCAAAATTGTGCCATCCATCTGACAGGCCTTTTCTGAAAAATGTATCTAGGCAAAGGTGAAGTAGAAAACAACTATTCTCCTttggatataaaatgctggaataactcagtgggtcaggcagcaacactagagaaaatggataggtgacactttgggttgaaacgtcacctatccatttttttcagagataccacctgacctgctgggttatttcagcactttatgtctatctttggtgttaaccagcatctggagttaacCAACcaattcctttttattatattCTCCATTGGACCTATGTATCACTGTAGACAGCACATACAACAATAAAAATCAACCCCATATCAAGGATGGTCAATTTGATTATATGTAATCGTTTCAGCACATCATCTTGTTCATAGATATCTTACCAACACTTCCACTGAATTCTACCCTCTTTCGCACATGTAGGCACTGAAATCTAATACAATAAATCCTGCTGTTTAATAATAACAAGGCTAATGTGCATTACTGGAGGTAGGAAGTTCATCAACTTTAAGTCAGTGGGCTTAAGGAAAAGTTAGCATTTTGATTTGTTCTATCAAGCCAATTACtctgttaaaaattgtaaaatctcAAGCTCATTAAAAATGAAAAGTTCAAGCAAATATTATTTACACTAGGAGCATAATTATACGATATAACCTAGGTTGTATTAGTATGTTTCTTTCAAAGTATTATTTGCGAGTAAATTTAAATTCGGCTCTGTTTAATGAGAAAATATATGTACAAGTAAATACTTCTTTGTCTaccaaggttgacacaaaatgctggagtaactcagcgggtcaggcagcatttctggagaaaaggaataggtgaaatttcaggttggaacacttcttcagacatcttcacacccagtctgaagaatggttctgacctgaaacgtcacccattccactgctgcagagatgctgcctgacccgctgagttactacagcattttgtgcctatccttggtataaaccagtgtctacaattccttcctacaccctttgtctacctatgatttgATTCAGTTAGATGACTgaaaaaataatcttacttggcagTTTGCAGTTTCAAAATACATCAACATGTATGGATTTTTCTATTTAAACCACCTTAAATTCTTGTCTGTGGCAAGATTCCCACAAATCCAGACACATTCTGAAGGATGTTAAATTTGCAAGggaaatttgagaaaggacaagcTTTTTGGAAAAGCCAATTTTCCTACAGCTCTAATTGTGTCTGTTGTCCTAAGTGTTTGCCATTGTGTAAATAATGTGATATGTATTTGCTTAGTTTGTACATTTAATATCTATAAATAAGCAAGTTTCCCCAAGATGGAATCTGTGAATGATGGCCTGCACCAACAAGATGAACGTCATTTGGAGGGTCCCTGCAAGGTTTGCAACCAGTCTGAGCAGCAAcctcccaccatcaccctctgctttcttccatatagccaattttctatccattcagctttctCCTTAgatccatgcgatctaaccttccagagcggccttccatgcggaaccttgtcgaatgctttgctgaagtccatatgcaacagctacagctctgccctcatcaacttttTGGTCTTGTCTTCAAAAaagtcaatcagatttgtgagacatgatctcccatgtacaaaaccatgctgactatccctaatcagtccttgcccatCTACagtaaatgcctgtatatcctatccctcagaatactctctagtaactttccaactacagatgttaagcgtgctggcctatagttcccagcattttccctgcagaaccttcttgaacagaggcacaacatttgccaccctccaatctttcAGCacatctcctgtatttaaagagtgCAAGGGTTAACTACCAAAGCAGACTAAAGTACAACATCGATTTAAGGGATATTGAAAAGTACAACCTTACTGATGAAAGTCAATTCAAGAAAGTCAAACTATAGCTAGGCCCACTCAATTTCaatttgggggtgggggaggggggggggggggtatgttgggAGGGTAGAGAGTTGCAAATCTTGTGTGGAATAACTAAGTTTAGCCCCTATTTGTGTTCATCTGAATATAAATAAAATGGCATTTTGTAATCTGCCAATATCCTCAAGCTTGAATGGTTCTGATGCTAACAAGAAAAGATATTCACACATTTATTATGGGTACAAGATGATTTAATGCTTGAGGTGTTTGGAGTTATTATTATGCCTGTGGTGGACAGGAGGCAATATTTTTGAACATATATATTACTCTACAGACTGAAACTGACTGAAATCAACAGGAGTACATGTTATTTTATAATGATATTAAATATGTCAACGTTTTTGTTTCATTTAGGGATTTTAAGAGATCTATGTATTAGTGATCTTTTAGTGAGCATCTAATCAGTAattcaataattttaaaaaaacatttattttatttctttaaCTCTCAGTTAATTTACAGCTTTATCTTGCAACAAAGTAGATTCAGAGGGAATCTGAAAATGGCTGAAGAACCAGGCACAGAAATATCACTGTTTGACTAACAGCATCACCACCAAGAGACCCTCATAACTATGGTTATGTTTTCAAAGTCTCCAGGAAAAAAACAATCTGTCACGAATGTCCGACACCCTGCCTGCTCTCCAAAAATGACTAATTTGCAGAGTGGAGCCTTCATTCTAAAACTAGCTTCTGGGgttcaagaggctgcagatgctggaatctgcttAACATTTCTGGTAGATGGTCCCCTTGCCTCCACAAATGCAACTTGACTAACTGAGTTCATCCAACAGTTCTTTTTCCGTTTGTTTAAGGATGTAATGCTGGGGGGTTTTCAGGggctgatgaggccacatttggaatattatgagcagttttgagccccatatatgaggaaggatatgctggctttggagagtgtccagaggaaGTCTATGAGAAAAGATCCcgaggatgattgggttaacgtatgaggagcgtttgaagcCCTGGGCCTCTattcaatggagtttagaaggatgagggggaaatctcattgaaacctacctgaAAATAAAAGGCCTagtagtggatgtggaaaggacggttccagtaatgggagagtctagaagcaGAGGacacatcctcagaataaaaagatgttcctttaaaatggagacaagggggaatttctttagccatagAGTGGAATTGCCACAGAcattggaggccaagacattgggtatttctaaggcagagattgatagattcttgattaggaaaggcgttaaaggttaaggggagaaggcagaagaatgagttTGAGACggaaaaattgatcagccatgattgaatggactgaatggcctagttctgatcCTGGTTTGATGGTCTTATGGCTTAAGACTAACAGTTGTTGCATTATCACTGACCAGGGAAGCCTTTGCACCAGCCAATGCTGATGTACTAAATACGATTTACAGCATTTTTTCCCCCCTGAATACTGCATGTCATTGGCATTGGGGGCTTTAAAATGGTTTGTAAAGACTCACCAAGTAGATTAATATTCACAAATTCAGTCAGAcccaattcatagaaacatagaaaataggtgcaggagtacgccattcggtccttcgagcctgcaccgccattcaatatgatcatggctgatcatccaactcagtatcctgtacctgccttctctccataccccctgatgccctttagccacaagggccacatctaactccctcttaaatatagccaatgaactggcctcaactacctatgaactggcctcattcTCACTTCTGGATCAGCAGCACTACCAAGCAGAATTTGTTCTTTTAAAATACACCAAATTCTGATCAGTTTCTTGTGGAATTACATAGAAGGAGTCAAAAGTTAGTTCAATCACTGGATAAAAAACAAGACACATTTGCTTGTCCTGAGTTCACTGCTTCAGGACAAATGCGAAGTGACTCACAACAAGCTGGAATTAGTTCAACATGAAACTGTGATTCACTAGGTTGTAATTGGGCCAGATGTTAACTCATCGAGAGATTTTTGGACCACCGGGCATTCGCAGGTTATTGGGGCTGGGCAGGAAATTGAAGATGAGACTAATGAACAGATCAACTATGACCTTACCAAATGGCAGAGTGGGCATTAGGTAATATGGTCTATTCCTGCTTCGCTCTCTTATCTTCTTAGATGATATAATATTCCAATCCATAGTAAATAAGAGCTACTACAAAGAAATAAGGAAACAATGATTGCCTGCAGAATGCTGAGTTTACAAATCTCAACGTTATAGCAGTAACAATGATGCAGCTGTTCTCAAAGGGATGTGTCTATGTAAGCAAACAAGGTCATGCCACATTACAAGGTGGGGTCACACTTTGTTCCTATATTCTTAACAGCCTCTATGGCAAGGTAAGAGTTTCAGATGGAAATTATGGGTATTTGTGAATATTGAACCATATTTTATGCACATTATTCATTATATTCTTGCAGTTACTGTACATTTGGTGAATCCTCAAGGTATACCAAGTAGCATATTCTTGCACTCCAGAACAGGCTCGTTTCAATAAGGCAACATGGTACTTAGTGTTAAACTTCAGAACTGCAACAAACTGAAAGAATTTCATCACTTTAATATTTTTCACAACTTTCAG contains:
- the ankrd34c gene encoding ankyrin repeat domain-containing protein 34C, which translates into the protein MDDATELRTDGNSLLKAVWLGRLRLTRLLLEGGAYINESNERGETALMVACMTRHVDQQSVSKAKMIKYLLENQADPNIQDKSGKTALMYACIERAGEEAVSLLLTNGADPSLEDHSGASALVYAINTDDKEVLKCLLNACKAKGKEVIIITTDKSPSGTKTTKQYLNVPPSPELEERHMPLCMSPSDIELKTSLTPSPTSEQEDEKSFNFQVISHQTGSYTSKPHNDLGSPTRKANPKRIGTRLPQLKRLQSEPWGLIAPSVLAASAYQEESKRVSPDDEIMQGINGLTLPKRTTLSRTNSIESKDPSTFPFVGDSTSRTSSTSAPVSRKQSYEKNQAQHQPLARRSTLPSEQDSVSSFASTGQVSLRDTVHRRRLGNDHYDSDSQLYSDSVTTPFDPLKVTFERKKHNTSPLTLLNSSRESLDSISSTSPNSVRRRPPGLLERRGSGTLLLDHISHTRPGHLPPLNVNPNPPIPDIGCNSKPSSPLTMCLKSVVPMAPSSPKRNDMKAKRKLVRRHSMQVEQMKQLSDFEELNT